In one Bacillus mesophilus genomic region, the following are encoded:
- a CDS encoding metallophosphoesterase, protein MNVIHSVSLTFDEFPESLGRVAIYFISDIHRRTISKNMLSSLKGKVDLVIIGGDLTEKGVPFSRVEENIRVLRELGPTYFVWGNNDYEVDYHELDSLLLSNGVKILDNTAVSFESAKGEKLSLLGVDDYGTKRSRLDLALMDSEPNSFKILVSHNPDIIHEVKEDHQIQLIISGHTHGGQIRLGKWGMHSKGGLKSTKNIKIFVSNGYGTTFIPLRMGASAETHLLMISNKNS, encoded by the coding sequence TTTATTTTATTTCAGATATACATAGAAGGACCATCTCCAAAAATATGTTATCTTCCTTAAAAGGAAAGGTAGATCTCGTTATTATTGGAGGAGATTTAACTGAAAAAGGTGTGCCTTTTTCAAGGGTAGAGGAAAATATTAGGGTGTTAAGAGAACTTGGTCCTACTTATTTTGTTTGGGGAAACAATGACTATGAAGTAGATTACCATGAACTTGACTCCCTGCTACTTAGCAACGGGGTGAAAATTTTAGATAATACAGCAGTATCATTTGAATCCGCAAAGGGAGAAAAATTGAGTCTTCTTGGTGTTGATGACTATGGTACAAAAAGGTCCCGCCTTGATCTAGCTTTGATGGATTCGGAGCCTAACAGCTTCAAGATCCTAGTAAGTCATAATCCAGATATCATTCATGAAGTTAAAGAAGATCATCAAATTCAACTCATCATAAGTGGTCATACTCACGGAGGACAGATTAGACTAGGTAAATGGGGTATGCATAGTAAAGGTGGACTGAAAAGCACTAAAAATATAAAAATTTTTGTCAGTAATGGTTATGGTACAACCTTTATTCCATTGCGAATGGGAGCTTCAGCTGAAACACATCTTCTTATGATCTCAAATAAGAATAGCTAA